The Malus domestica chromosome 10, GDT2T_hap1 genome contains a region encoding:
- the LOC103429701 gene encoding uncharacterized protein → MDLYDSFWFKFPIFKKQPVSSNPSNFEEHPDHEIEENPEKPSKPEFLRIPTRHTRSMSDELSSNTSFNLSTLSPDTVLHRPKLSTILSGKEAREIGNPKQIYSEEEPQKKVERRRRRRKKKSESKSLTDLQFEELKGFMDLGFVFSEEDKDSNLVSIIPGLQRLGKKDDSREERFDESAISRPYLSEAWEVREKRKREKPLMNWRFPALENEIDMKDNLKWWAHTVASALDCKIESRKKLVSGLRLTSSASLLTLFI, encoded by the exons ATGGATTTATACGATTCTTTCTGGTTCAAGTTCCCGATCTTCAAGAAACAACCAGTTTCATCGAACCCATCAAATTTTGAAGAACACCCAGATCATGAAATCgaagaaaacccagaaaaaccaTCAAAGCCAGAGTTTTTACGGATTCCAACCAGGCACACCAGGTCCATGAGCGACGAGTTGAGCTCCAATACGAGCTTCAACTTGAGCACTCTCTCGCCGGACACTGTCCTCCACAGACCGAAGCTCTCCACAATTCTTTCCGGAAAAGAAGCCAGGGAAATCGGAAACCCGAAACAGATATATTCAGAAGAAGAACCACAGAAGAAAGTtgaaaggaggaggaggagaagaaagaagaagagtgAGAGCAAGAGCTTGACAGACCTTCAGTTTGAAGAGCTAAAAGGGTTTATGGATCTTGGTTTTGTTTTCTCAGAGGAAGataaagattcaaacttggTTTCAATCATTCCTGGGCTGCAAAGATTGGGAAAGAAGGATGACAGCAGAGAGGAGAGGTTTGATGAGTCTGCAATTTCAAGGCCGTACCTTTCTGAAGCTTGGGAGGTTAgggagaagaggaagagagagaagccaTTGATGAATTGGAGGTTTCCTGCGTTGGAAAATGAAATTGACATGAAAGACAATCTCAAATGGTGGGCTCATACTGTTGCTTCTGCA CTGGATTGCAAGATTGAATCTCGGAAGAAATTGGTTTCTGGTTTGCGCTTAACTTCCTCTGCATCATTGTTAACATTGTTCATTTAG